From the genome of Primulina huaijiensis isolate GDHJ02 chromosome 11, ASM1229523v2, whole genome shotgun sequence:
AATCAGTTGTTGTACAATAATAGATCATCACATGCATATAAAGTAAATATGCTCCACGCAATACTAACTTCTTCATTTTCACATAAAGTGTACATTAGTTGATAATATTATACCACAAATACATATAATGAGACCGTAATTTCGTActtaattaaatgatttgtcAAATTTAAGTTGTTACCTTTCATAATTATGtatgatttaaagtttaatagGGTGGTATTAAACTATAATCAAGTATTGTTTAATTGAAATTAAGTAGTACTATATAATTAAGTGTGAGATTAATTTGACATGATAGTTGGCCAATTCGATCTACTTAAATGATGGTcacaaaatatatgaaattagaATACATAATTTCATCAGAGTGTAACCACCGAGTATGGTGATTAATGGAGATTAAAGGTTGtattatgtgatatatttggTTTAATAATGCATTTTAATAGAAGGATAATGACCATGAACATGTTCTTTTAAGATAAGGTTAATGACCACGGATATGTGCCTTTAAAAGATGTTAATATAGCTACGAATAATgatatttaatgtataataaATGGTCATGAATTGAGTGATCATTCACCTTACCATTGAAGATCTATAAATAGAGGTCCAcaacatgcaataaaatcacacccaaatcataccaaaatttcaagaaatagtGTTGCCAAGTTATCGAGCCAAAGTTATGTCCTATTCGAGTAATATAGGTTTTCCGTTTAGGTGATCGATTATAGAAAGATCCAGCAAGTTCTTCAAGTTTTTGGAGCATATTTCTGATATTActgtttttgttaaaaaaaatggacTTAAATTCTGGGAGGAATTCCACTGCTTAATGAGTGGCGACCATATTACTCACTCACTCACCCTTATTCCACTGCTTACTGAGTAgcgaccatatcactcactcACTCACCCTCCCTCCCtctcagataaaaatgaagttCAGTTACAGGATGAAAAACAAACCTGATTTTGGGGATGGTAAAAAAAGAGAAGATTGTTGTCAACGTTTAAGTTTCATCTTCGTCatcaatttatttcaaattgtgAGCTTCCATaccatatttaatattttgcaTTACGCTGCTGTAAAATATTATGTGATTATTTTGgagttttaaagattatttttctatttatgaaCAATAGACTAGttcaaaaaaattttacttATAAGATTTGATGTTTACGATTGTGTGATTGTGAGAAGATGCTGATGTCATACGTCTTGGTCTCGGGGTGTGACATGTTGTATCTTCGCATTTTTTCGTATTAATTGTGTTGATGTTTGTAATAATAGCTAATTGAACCTTTTATTTTAAGATGTACTGGATGTTATACATTAAGTGCTTAATTTGGTAGAATTTTTATCCAGTTTGTTATATgtgatacttttttttttttaaagtatgaCCTCAAGATAGACAGAGAAAAATcagaatataatttttttccagaTTTTGAGCTTTGATCATGGAAATTTGAAGAAACCATGAGAGTGAGCGTCGatacggaaaaataaaaaatctcgaCCTTCAATAAACTACACAATTTCAGCTTATCTTCCATGACCTTCGAGCTTGGGAAATCACCCTATTTTTCCGTGATTTTGACCCTGATTTCACACAAACCGGGATAAAAAATTTTTGACATTTACAACTAGTTAGttcgaatttttaaaaatccatcgaaatttttttattttttaggatATCTTGAcctgctatttttttttttttattaatctttGGAAGAAAAATTCAGGTGAGAAGAAACGCTAATAGGGAGGAAGGGAAAGATTGGGTAGTGAGggaatcaaaaaaaaattatataaggaGCGAATGAAAACAAACACAACgcagacaaaaacttgtgtgagacggtatcacatgtcgtattttgtgagacaaatatcttatttgagtcatcaatgaaaaaatattactttttatgctaagaatattatattttattttgaatatcggtaggattgatccgtctcacagataaaaatttgtgagaccgtctcacaagataatACTCCACAATACAACTAAATAGTAAATATCTTTCGTTGTACGTTGTTAGGTCaaccaattaattatttttaaatgtttcaaataaaatatatttaaaaaaatctgaaagcctaaataaaattttaaaaaaaataaataaaattggtgTCCAAATTGAAAACGCATTCCAAATGAGAaaaccaataaatgaaaatagcAGAAGTCCTAGTCAGCAAACATTACTCGATTGCCACGTCACGGCTCCACCCTCGCCACATTTTATAAAACGCGTCTTTCATTCAATGAAagacaaatattatatatattatattatataattcatAAATACAACCACCATCTCTCCATTTTCAACTCTTCACCGCATCATCTCTCCGATTCGATCAAAAATCATCGCCTCTCGGGATTGAATTCTCTTCGGATTCGTTGTATCGGAACCTATCtcgtgttttattttttgaattgaaTTTCGTCGGCCATGAATCCAGAATAGTAAGCATTTTGTTGTAGTTTTCAATTGAATTTTGCGATTTTCGGGATGATATAGAGCAAATGAGTTAGATCTGATTGAAGTTTTGGGTTAAAAAGTTTGGTTGACCTTgattgttttcttgattttgtacTCGTTGGATCGGTTAATTTATGATGTGGCGAGCGCTTTATTTGATCCGTAGCAATCATAGTTTACGGTTTGTTGAAATATGATCGCTGTGAATTTCATGTTTGCGGGAGCTAGTCTATCTAGTTTAATATTTGGACGAGCCGGATGACCTTGAGGAAGAAAGGTTCATAATTGGAATGATCAGCATATTATTTATTGTTCTTTCTGTGTGAGAGGTCGCCGATTTTGTTGGGAATATTGTTTGTTGGAAAAATCAACCTTTTACGGGTCTTATGTATTCAAATTGTGACATGATTGAAGTCAAAAGTTCATTCTCCATAACAAAGATAAAGCAACAAAAGGAAGAATGAAAAGAAAATTAGAATTGCTTTATGTTTTGGGGATTCGTTAATGTGTGCTCTGTTGGTTCCTCGTCAAATACAAGCCAtcaaagtaatatattttattcttgttcttcaccgttttttaatctaaataaatttcATGTCGCACATGATGATAGCCTGACTTGGAAAATTCTAAGTTGCCAAAAATTTCATGTTCTTTGCTATGCAGGCTTCTCAAGAATACCTCAGGTTCTTATgtgcatttttttattatagcaAACTACTGTTCTAGCTGCTAGAAAATACTTAACATCAGGAATAATAAAATTGAACCTTTTTCTCTTTTAGTGCTACTTGATGTATAAAGCTGCTTATGAATTTGATATCTATTAAGATGTATATAATCACATTGAAGTATCACCAACTATAATGTATTTTAGTATCCTGTGGTGAGATTGGTTGTGGATTTATTTCTGAGTGGGAATGCCGAAATATCTTCTGTAATTTGTCAGATtcttttttctctctctttttacTTTTATCTCTTCCTATCTGTTTGATTGTTCTTCGTCAATTGCATTATGCTTCGGGTGTTAACTTCTGTTTTTAATGATCTAATATTCGGATGTTACatcttttgatattttgttcgcGGATACTCATTTTACATCCTTTTCCCTGTGATATTCAAGGAGTTTCAGGTTTCTTTAATGGTTGAGAAATTATTTTCCTTGATTTATTCTATACTGAACATACGTTCTCGTTTTGTAACAGTGACTACCTTTTCAAACTCTTGCTTATTGGAGATTCTGGTGTTGGCAAATCATGCCTTCTTCTGAGGTTTGCGGTATGTGCCTATTCCCTCTCTAAATGATTTTCTCCTACTAGAAATagcaatttgaaaattatgtcCATCTTGGTTTTCATCGTAGCATTCCTTACTAAGTTATTGATATGCTCTTTTTCcatgaattatgaatttttctaTGGTGATGTTCACACCTGTGGCATTTTGTCTGTCTAATCTTTTTTGGTTAATATGAAGAAGTGCGGTGGTTTGCTTTCATCTCTTTTTACATATCAAtttgcataattcatgcattttagAGTTGATACGAATATCTTTACCTCTGCTGACTATCAGTGTATTATTGTTTTCAGGATGATTCATATCTTGAGAGTTATATCAGTACCATTGGCGTCGACTTTGTAAGTGATCTGTCTTAGTGTGCCCTTTTGTATGTCCTGGCAGTTCTGAAACTGTAAGTCCTCTGATATATATTGTGTTCTATGATGCAGAAAATTCGTACAGTGGAGCAGGATGGGAAAACCATCAAGTTACAAATAGTAAGTGTTTGAAATGGATCATATCTAGCTATTATATTGGATGTGAGATCGTAGTATCCAATTTCAGGATATGAGAGGAGGATATGTTGTTTCACTCGTcaaaatttttgatattgttGGAGAATTAATCTTTTTTGTCTTTTGATAAATGCAGTGGGATACTGCTGGACAAGAACGTTTTAGGACAATCACTAGCAGCTACTATCGCGGGGCTCATGGCATAATTGTAAGCATTGCCTATTCTTGCACCTAAATATTTTCTGCTTGATGAATTAGGCTTCTTATTCCGCTCATACGTCTATCAGGTAGTTTATGACGTGACTGATCAAGAGAGTTTTAACAATGTCAAGCAATGGTTGAACGAGATAGACCGATATGCAAGTGACAATGTTaacaagcttcttgttggaaatAAGTGTGATCTCACAGCACAGAAGGTCGTGTCCACCGAGGCTGCGAAGGTAAACTTATAAATGTTTCATGCAATTTACATTTGTAATTCTCCGGTCTGAACaattttcttcttgatttggatCACCGTCGTTTGAAATCCAAAGTTGACCCCTGTATCTACCATCTCACATTTCGATGAACTTCTTGGCTGACCCTGTCTGTTTATAGGCATTTGCTGATGAAATTGGGATACCTTTCATGGAAACAAGTGCAAAAAGTGCTACTAATGTGGAGCAGGCTTTCATGGCCATGGCCGCCTCAATCAAAAACAGGTAAATAATGTATGGTGCGCAGATTATATGATTGGATGCTGTGGTGTTATAATTTGATAGTTTTCCGTGATCTTTTTCACTAATGACTTATTTTACATCTACATTGTCAGGATGGCAAGTCAACCGGCCATGAATGCTGCCCGACCTTCAACCGTGCAGATCAGAGGACAACCTGTTAATCAAAAGTCTGGCTGCTGCTCCACCTGATCAAGCAGACGTCGGTAAGCTAGATAGCGACACAATGTTATCATTTCATGCAAAATTAGTGCTTGTTTCATGTTTAACCATATGTCTGCACAATCGTGTTAATTACTTATGGattatgttaaaacatatattcTTTGTTTATGTTTAAGTTATTTGATTTCTTAAAAAGGACATGTACAAAACAATCGTGTTGGCGAACGTTAGTGCTGGTTATTGTTCTTATTTCCTTATTTCTCATATttcaaatgtatatataatCACCATTCACTACGAAATGGACCGAAGATTTTTGGTGACAGGTCGTTGTACCGTAGCTGGTAATAAACGCATGTCAGATTCGCTTTTTTTACTCTCCATTGATCTTTTAGATCAATCATGCGCTTGTTCCATTGGTGTTTCAAGAATGGAGTGCCAATCAATAGATCTGTTAAGGTCTTGTTGAGCTGTATTAAATAGTTTCTTCCTATGATTGCTGCAATCTTTCGGGATCAGCCTCATAATATTTAATCCAAACCATTTTTACAACGAGAAGTATATTAATACCCCATAAGTCAGAAAGTCTCTCTCTACCTTATTGATCCATAAAATAACTCAATATCACAATTTTCTTTTTATAGTTCTATTTGGACTTCTACTCAGGATTTCACCGTGGGATCCGGTTAGAAAGATTCAACGATTTGTGTTGCATCATCCTAGGCTTCCGTAAAAATTAACACATCACTGAATGATAGTGTTGCCTAGTGTCAAAATACAAGCATTTTAACCACTTATCTTCATTCTGTCCCAGGACCTAGAATTGTATTCAACGTTGAAACTAACGAAAGCATAAAGGGTGTAGGTTATATGTTTATTTCCACTGATCGTTCACAGCTCAAAATTTTTTCAATCCACAAGTCGAAGCTCCTTATATTCCTAacaaattttgatctcaaaGCATAGATACAATGTGCAAATCTTCCTTGTGGTGACGAAGAATCTCGTCAGACGCCTTTTGAGGCTCCATACCTCATATCTTTGTCAGAACCGATGAGTTTTCCTAAGGCCCTTTAAGGAAGAGTTTCCTAAGGCCCTTCAAGGATTTACATAAAGAGAGGTGTCACCGATGGAGCAACAAATAAGAGACTAGACCAGATCCAGAAGTGAGAAGATTATGATTCAAAATGTAACAAAACTGGTtatcataaacttaaaaaaaaaggcTTATCCCATGGGaattaaatgaaaatgaaaaagaaactACGTCACTATTAAGTATTATGGAAATGGTATTTCGTACACGTCAAGTAACAAAGAACCAAAGGTGCAAAAACCCCTGGAACGCATCTAAATGTACACCGAAATGACTGCAAATTTCCCATGATTGCCGACCACCTTTGCCACTACGAACCACCAAACATCTGATTCCTATAATCTGCCAAGCTCGTATGGCAACCCAAGTTCCTTACTTACCTGCAAGGGAAGGGAACTCTCCATCGTCTGCAATGGCTGGGGCCTGCACATTGTAATTGCTTACTCCAGCTCCACCTCTACCGCGACCACGTCCCTGACCACGACCTCCAGATCGGGGGTACTCTCCCTTGGCCGGCTTCAGAAACTCATTTATGCTTACAGACTGCATATCAAACAGGAAGATACACAACAGGTTAAGTAAAGCTTCAACACTGGTTCATTCATGTCACACCGCTTGTATTAGAATGGTCAGTGTATACAAAGTGagtattattaacaaaaattcCAAGCAAAATGCAGGAAGAGAATCATTAAAATCTAGAGAGATTCAGTCTTATTAGAGATTTGCTTGTAAGTATACAGCAAACTATCGATGAAAGCAGTAAAAGCATCATATGAAGTGGAAGGTAAAAAAGGCACAGAAGCTCCAAATAACTGTTTCAACACCTTCCATCACACTGGACATAACAAACTTTCAACTTACTGGAAGAACGTGTGTCCCGTAAACTGATCGCATATATAAGCAAGATGCCAATAAGAAGACGTGGCCATTGCCAAAAAAATATCACATTGTTTAGAAacaaaaatatgtaaataattaaaatcacctgatctaaataaaattaaatttgtattttctGGAAAATCATCAATCTCTTTTTGGTTCCTTCATCAATTATATCACTCTAATTAAATCTTGTCAATAGACTCCAGAAACAAAGACGAAGACAATACATATTTTTCCTTCCACACCCAAATAAATAAATCCATTGTTCTCTGGTAAACATCAGATTGACAGATGTATCAAACCATAAGTATATCATTAAGACACACACCTTTTTCGCTTTCTCAGCAGCCTCTTTACGTTTATCTTTGTCAGAACCCTGGGCAGAAAATATTATTAGCACAATCAACAAAATACATCCTAAATGGGTATAGAAAGACAAGCCCGTAGACTGAGAGTAGCTTAGCACAATCAACAAAATCCATTCTAAATGTGTATAGAAAGACAAGCCATAGACTGAGAGTAACTTGCTCACCAATTTAACAAAGAATTCATCATCATTCTTCTTGTTGGACAGAATCTGCATGGACTCAAGTTCTTTGTCCAAGTTAACCTTCCTTTCTTCAGACTTGAGCGCAACCAAGGCCTTTCTCTTCTCTTCCAGGACTTTCTCATATTCCTCCAAAGTCATCTCCTAGCATGATAGAAGATGCAGGTATTAATAATCTTTATGGTACGATAAAACATTGGACATATTCGCCAACAAATTACAacatatatacaacaaaaatCTAGAACTTAGGTTCATGCACTAAATTAAGACAGGAAAATCAAGGATTGAATTCTTGAAGATTCTACAGAGTATAATGAAAATGAATGAATAAATAGATTTCAAACCAACAACCAAGAACTAAACTACCTTCTCTTCAGGCTCCTTGTTTTCTGGTTCATTTGCAGGAGTTTCCTTGTTAGCATTAACATCTTCTTGTTCTGATGGCTTTTCAGCATCAACATTTTTCTCTCCTTCCAcaactggttcttcagtttcCCTACTTTAAAGGAAGTAGAAATTACACAAAATGCATTTGACAGCAGAATTTAgaataagaaaattaaaaaaactgatttggataataaaaattcaacaaacaGTGCTTACGTGGCTATCTCATCAGCTGGTGTTCCCCAATTTCCACGACCAGCACCCTCACGTTTAAAGCCAGAcctacaaataaaatataaaaaaaaatggaaacaaTGACATTGAGATTTCGATAAAAATTAGAGTGAACTTTCGATAATTTTACACAAATAAAGGAAGAACAAAAAACCAGAAACtcaattccaaataaaaattgCAGACCTATGATCATGAGAGCagcaaaaacaacaaaaatagaAGACCCATGATCATGAGAGCAGCAAAAACTACTATCATAATAAGCTTACCCACGCCCAGTTCCACTGTGACGATCAAACGCTCTTCGTGGGCGTTCACGTTCACCCTCTGTAGTTTCCCCATTGCTAATACCACCACGGCGACCCCCTCGGACGCCACCACCTCCGCGTGGCCCACCATATGGACGCCTTTCTGAAGAATCCTTTCCAGCATCTCCATCTTCTGATTGCTTATATCCTCTGGAAAAACCATTAGTGATTCCAAATGCATTTTCATTGTCAACCACATCACGGTTAAATCCACGCCCACCGCGTCCACGCCCACCGCCGCGTGCAGCACCACGGCCTCCTCCACGTTGATCTTCATTCTTGGACTCTCTCACTGCCAATATAAACAAATTAAGGTGACTGTACAGTATAACTAACAGACCTTAAAACCACAATCCTCCTGCTAAAACAAGACAGTAAGGTTTGTGTAAAAGGCAATCAAATTTATTAAAGAAGAGtacaaaaaatcaaagcaattACAACTCAAATCAGCATTTGCACAAAAGCACAACTTACAGAATCCTGTGATTGAAAAAACTTCATACATCAATCTCAACGTATAAATGAGTTTTATTATCTGTATTACGATTAAAACACGAAGCTCAAAAGTTATAGTTTACCCATCGATGAAAAGGCTAGGCTAAAGAATAAAACCCAAATTCAATGAGAATTAACCAACAGCAGCTCATGGTTATATGGAGAGTAAACAAAGTAAATACATaagaaaaaaaagtaaaaactaTGATCTCCAGCAAAGAGAATAAGAGATCCCCCAAGAAGTGGGCAAACAGGAAGAAAGTTGCCTTCTGGGTGAaacttataaatttaaaataataattattcaacaCATTAGAACTATTTCTATTCTGAGGACCAAGTTCCAAAAAACACAAGAACATATATAACCAGGAAAAACCTCATTCCATTTAGCAATAACGAAACCCAATGACATAACAGTAGcgctaataaataaaaatcaaaacagGGTTTTCAATATCTAACCAGCCTGAGCTGGAGGGACAGGCTTGGAGGGAAGCTTAGCTGTAGGCTTGGCCTGAGCCGCCGGAGCCTGAGCCGGAGCTTTCTTGGCTTGAGCCGGAGCCTGAGCCGGTGCATTCAGCTGCTTCGAAGCAAGGAGCTGAGTTGGGTCCTCGGAGTCGTCATCACCCAGAAGCCCAAAAGGATTAATAGAACTCATCATTCTCAGATTCCTTATAAACAAACGGCGCTTCAGTGAAAATTCTCGAGAATCAAGGAACTCCTAGAAGCAAGAATCCATGGAAAAGGGATCAAATATAGTAACTGGTAAGTGGATTCAGAGGAAAAGGGATTGAATGAAGTGAAAGAGACGCAGTGTGTAATGGAAAACCCTAGCCAATTGCGGCAGAGCAGAATAAAGAGTGCGAGTAAAAACCTAATCTGGAATGAGGAATTTGTAGATGTATCTGTAGTGGGCTCGGAGCTTATTGGGCTTCGTGAAACAGTAAGCCCATTATCTGTTTACACTTCTTTTGCTTCTAATTTGTCAAAAACAATATCCGTCCCTTACTTTTATACTCTTCTtttgagattttatttgataaaaaaaattcagcctTTTTATTGAAACGTTTAATATACATTaataagacaaaaatttgtgtgagacggtctcatgagtcgtattttttgagacggatcttttatttgggtcgtccatgtaaaattattactttttatgctaatagtattactttttaatatgaatatcggtaggattgacccgtctcacagataaagattcgtgagaccgtctcacaagatacctactccaataataataatatatcattattatttcatcCTAATACTaacaactttttatttttaaaaataataaaattgaaattcaaaCATTAACTTTGAATAAGATTACTACCAtaacataattatatttaacaCAATGTTACCATATATATGCCAATTTATGTTATGTATTAAAACTTAATATGTATGCATGCATCATGACAAAATTTACTAGTTCCaagttaaaattttttgattttataatattGTTAAAGAAAAAAGTATGTACATATATTTACTTTGAGAAGAGGTCATGTCATatattcaaatacaaatttTAGAGGGTTATCATCTAATTTTTCGCTTCTCTGACTTCATAAGTTTGCCACagttgtttttcatttttgaagctggcattttgtttttttatttaaatgtaattcaAGTCTAATACATGATAGTCTATATGGATTCTTATAAAAAGTATGTCGCTATAGAACATGTTGATTAATTGATCACGAGTTAAGACCAAATTGAGGCACTTAATAATTTATGAGAGAGAGAAAACCCTTTTGATTATAAAATCATAGATCTTAGTAAACAGTATAATTtgttatatcataaaatattttggccataacaaatttattttaggaaaattttaatattagtcttgtatatttatttatttttcttattttgataAGTCTATGTTGTCGTCAAATTTCAGTTTATTTGGATGTATCAATTATGTTGTCAATTTTAGATGTTTTTGTGGTTGTTAttgaaagattattttaaactgattttgatatttaaaattcgaaatttcatatttttttctaaCATATATATGTCATGTTGTATTTTCGAGCAGTTTACAGCACGTGGGAAAAATGACATAACTTCTTGCTTGAGTGTCGAAATGACAAATCGTTTTTTGTATTGCAAACTAGAACGAAGAAGATTGTGGTGGTGTAAAAATTACAGGCATGGACATGCTCAAAGAAAGACAGTTTATTCattaaaatcaaatcatttgtGCTACCACAAAAAATAGACTATGGAGACATTTGGCTAGTCATCCATCTATTTTAatcaatttcaattttcaaaaatattttgggagAACTCATTATACTTTTAAAggagatatttattttaaatattgaggggGAGATAAATTTtttgcttaaatttttttagaaaatataattttttgattcacataaaaaaaaagagataaatATGTTACATGAAATCATTATTTATctaagttttgtgatcataaaaaaagagaaatttttaGGTTGAGAAATACAAgcaatattgattttgatgataaaaaaattgttattgtgtttctaacatatttactcaagtgtaaagttgTTATCTcaaattgaaagttgaaactCGAAATCAACCAAACTGAAAATATGGCGAGCTGCAATGTTTTGATTATATCTCATAGCTTGATGATGAAAATGGCAAGCCGTCAAAACAGCTGaatagaaaactcaattttacACAATTCATACTTCACAAAGGCTCAGTTGGTCCGAATATTATCGAGGCAAAATATTAGTTGCAAGATTGAGTTGATGGAAACGAAAACAACAATAAGCTTGAATGGAGCAGTTCTGGTATTTTGGTCACATATCTCAGCTTAGTTATTAAATGGAACGATTCAATATGCAATACAAATATAAGATAacgatctacaaatcatattcataaatcaaagtctgaatcgGATCAGAAGAAGTTGATAAACAACGATGAAGTTGTTGGATCTTAACAGAAAGAATAACAAGTTCTATATTGTTAACAGCTTGATCTGTCAAGCATATCTTTCTCATACAAACTTGGAATTGAGCGATTCTTGATTCCATGGAAATCTAAGAGAgaggctacaactttcatgtctATCATTTTGCCCAAAAATTGACGAATCAAAAGCTATTATAAAGCAAAGCAAACAGCTCGAATTGTACTAGATAGTTTGACAACAACTCACTTGGAATATCTCAGATCAAGCCAACAACTCAAACTCATAACAGACCAGATCAGGCCATCAAATCAGCACAATTTGATTAGCTCGATCTGATAACAACTAAATTTTGGAAAATGGCCAGAAACACGAATTTGATCGTTGCAATATTAGAATCCGTATACAATCTTTCCAAATGGTCATGCTCTGGAGGCTATATATACAACAAATTGAAGATTAAATACAACCTCCAGAAAGTGATTCAAAGCATGAGCAGTCTACATGAAGAAATTAGCTCGAATGAGAGCAAACCCAAGTGTGAGAATGCATTTGATACATACATACACTGTAAAAATCCTCACAAaaaatcactcacatatatacatGAGAGTGGAgtttcaaagtttagttgagtaagttttcacacaaagacattaaaaatTGTGTCTGTAGTCTTGGCATAAGAGACGTTAAATATTATGCTGATTGTAAAGTTGCGTCCTACAATCGAGTGTGCTAtgagtttcaattaggcaatGGATAAGTCTTAAGTTGAAATAGGTTTGTACAAGAAGTTATATAAAACAAAGTCTTCTAATGAATACTTCTTAAGTGGAAGAAGTTGTGAC
Proteins encoded in this window:
- the LOC140988987 gene encoding GTP-binding protein YPTM2 — encoded protein: MNPEYDYLFKLLLIGDSGVGKSCLLLRFADDSYLESYISTIGVDFKIRTVEQDGKTIKLQIWDTAGQERFRTITSSYYRGAHGIIVVYDVTDQESFNNVKQWLNEIDRYASDNVNKLLVGNKCDLTAQKVVSTEAAKAFADEIGIPFMETSAKSATNVEQAFMAMAASIKNRMASQPAMNAARPSTVQIRGQPVNQKSGCCST
- the LOC140987998 gene encoding RGG repeats nuclear RNA binding protein A-like isoform X1, which encodes MMSSINPFGLLGDDDSEDPTQLLASKQLNAPAQAPAQAKKAPAQAPAAQAKPTAKLPSKPVPPAQAVRESKNEDQRGGGRGAARGGGRGRGGRGFNRDVVDNENAFGITNGFSRGYKQSEDGDAGKDSSERRPYGGPRGGGGVRGGRRGGISNGETTEGERERPRRAFDRHSGTGRGSGFKREGAGRGNWGTPADEIATRETEEPVVEGEKNVDAEKPSEQEDVNANKETPANEPENKEPEEKEMTLEEYEKVLEEKRKALVALKSEERKVNLDKELESMQILSNKKNDDEFFVKLGSDKDKRKEAAEKAKKSVSINEFLKPAKGEYPRSGGRGQGRGRGRGGAGVSNYNVQAPAIADDGEFPSLAGK
- the LOC140987998 gene encoding RGG repeats nuclear RNA binding protein A-like isoform X2, whose product is MMSSINPFGLLGDDDSEDPTQLLASKQLNAPAQAPAQAKKAPAQAPAAQAKPTAKLPSKPVPPAQAVRESKNEDQRGGGRGAARGGGRGRGGRGFNRDVVDNENAFGITNGFSRGYKQSEDGDAGKDSSERRPYGGPRGGGGVRGGRRGGISNGETTEGERERPRRAFDRHSGTGRGSGFKREGAGRGNWGTPADEIATETEEPVVEGEKNVDAEKPSEQEDVNANKETPANEPENKEPEEKEMTLEEYEKVLEEKRKALVALKSEERKVNLDKELESMQILSNKKNDDEFFVKLGSDKDKRKEAAEKAKKSVSINEFLKPAKGEYPRSGGRGQGRGRGRGGAGVSNYNVQAPAIADDGEFPSLAGK